Part of the Anaerolineae bacterium genome is shown below.
CCCTATTTATCCCTCATTCAGGATGCCGTGTGGCAAAACCGGCGCGTGCGAATTGTCTATCGTCGCGGCGACGGCGCGTGGGTGAAACGTTTGATTGACCCCTATGGCCTGGTGGCCAAAACCAGTGTGTGGTACGTAGTGGCCGGCGTGCTAAGAATGACCCTCACCTTTCGGATATCACGCATCCAGGAAGCGGTGTTAACCGACAGCACCTTTGAACGGTCGGCGGATTTTAGCCTGGCCGATTATTGGGCTAACTGGTGCGCTCAATTTGAAGCTTCGCACGAAAAATACGGGGTCACCTTGCGCGTGGCCCCGGCAGGGATTCCCAGCCTGGTGCAAATGTTTGGTGAGGGGATTCACACGTTGGTTGAGCAGGCGGGGGCGCCGGATGATGAAGGGTGTTGCACCTTGACCCTCACCTTTGAATCGCCGGAGGCGGCCTGCCAGAAAATCCTGGGGTTAGGCACGGCAGTAGAGGTAATAGCGCCGCAGGCGCTGCGCAAACAGATGTTAAATATGGCAGAGCAGGTAACTAATCTCTATACGAAATAGGTAAGGAGTGAAGATGATGCTCCAAGCAGTGCTATTACCCCTTTTGAAAAATATCTGGACGCCTACCACCCCATTGGAGCCGCGCAGAGAAAAAAATGAAGGTGATGATCAGGCTAGATAAAAAAACTGGGCCACTCAATAGAGTGGCCCAGTCTCGATCAGGTTTAATGACCCGGCCTTCACCGACGAAGGACGAAGGATGAACGAGAAAAATAGTCGTTGGTCATTGGCCGTTAGACAGGAAGGTCAAAACTGTGTCCAGACTTGAGCAGTCACCAAACTATCCGGCCATCTTCTTCATGGCCGCTATAACCCGCTCCGCCACCGCCGATACCTCACCTTCCCCGTCCACCTCGATCAGTAGACCGGCTTCACGATAATAATCAATTAACGGGGCGGTTTGGTTGTGGAATGTTTTAAGCCGCGCCCGCACGGTTTCGGGTTTGTCATCGTCGCGCTGGTAGAGTTCGCCGCCGCAAACATCGCAAACGCCCTCTTTGGCCGGCGGCTTGAATTTGGTGTGGAAGGGCGTTTGGCAATTGCGACAAATCCAGCGCCCTGCCAGGCGACTCACCAATTCCTCGTCTGACACTTTGATATACAAAACGCCATTCACACCCCGGCCTAAATCATCAACAATTCCCTGCAAAGCTTCAGCTTGAGGCAGGGTGCGAGGGAAACCATCCAAAATGATCCCTCCTTTGGTATCGGGCTTTTGCAGCCGATCTTTGAGCATGGCCGCGGTCACATCATCCGGCACCAACTCGCCCTTGTTCATGTAAGTTTGGGCCAACTTGCCCAACTCGGTTTCGTTCTTTAAATTCTCGCGGAACAGGTCGCCGGTGGCAATATGTTTAAGCTCAAACTGCTCACAAATCTGTTCGGCTTGCGTGCCCTTGCCGGAGCCAGGCGCGCCAAATAATACTACAATGTCAATCTTCATTACGTTTAAAATTCCTTTCTTGGTTTGATGGAGAAGTAAAAAACAAATCCGTCCTGTAACTATGGGGTTACAACGGGCGGATTTGTTGGGGTTGATCAATCATTAACCGGCCTTTTTGAGCAAGAGCTAAAAATTTGAGGCCACGTTAAATATGCTATTCTGCCGTGGTCGGTTCGGCAGTCGTTTCGGGCGACGCCTCACCCGCTTCCTCTCCACCCTGCTCTTCAGGGGCCGGCGTTCCAAAGAAAATCCCTGGGGCCGAGGTGGGTGTTGGCTGGGCCGCCCGCCGGCTGCTGCCGCTAACCAAAAAACCGGCGGCCATACTGATCACCACCAACGCGCTGATCACAATAATTAAAATTTGCTGCGTCGTCATCTTCTTTTTGGGCGCAGCAGCCACACTTTTTGGCGGCGGCGGGCCGCTTTTTTTCTGTTTTTTCTTTTTGCGATGTTTTGAAACAGGCACGTTAATCTCTCCTGATTTAGACTTCATTATATTCAGACAGATTATACTCGCTGCCGGTTTTATTGGCAAGCAGGTTTGATTGACTCTTGTTTGAGGGGGAATATAATTGGCAGTTACCATACCAAATAAGGACTACGGAATAAAGTTTATGCCTTCACCCAAACATTTTCTGCAAACGGTATCTTTTATCCTGGTGCTGTTTTTGTTGGCCGCTCAATGCCACTCTCCACCCCCACCGCCTTTACCGGCCACGCCCACCGGCCCGGTGGTCCGCATCGCCCTGCTCTCTCCCGCCAGCGGCGAAATGGCCACCTTTGGCCGGTTCATGCGCAACGGCGTGATCATGGCCTTTGACAAATGGAATGAGCAGGGCGGCGCGCTGGACCATCAAATTGAATGGACCAATTACGATACCCACTGCCGGTTTGAACCGGCCCGCCAGGCGGCCCAACAGGCCATCGTCGAAGGACATCAGTTGATCATCGGCCCGCTTTGCTCCACAGCCGCCATTGCCGCAGCCACGGCAGTTGAATCAGAGCAAGCGTTGATGATTTCACCCACTGCCACTCATCCCCTGGTTACGGTTGACGGCCGGGGCCAAACGCGACCCATGGTTTTTAGGATCAGCTATGTGTGGCCGTGGCAAGCCCGGGCGGCGGCTCAATTTGCCCGCGATAATTTAAAGGCCAATCAGGCTGCGCTGCTTTTCCCGGCCGGCGACGATTACGCCGTTGCCCTGGCCGAAACTTTTAGCCAACAATTCGCCGCCCACGGCGGCAAAATTGTCTATCAGGGCCGTTATACCCCCGGCCATACCGATTTAGCCGGCGTTCTCACGGCCATTGGTCAGAGCCAAGCTGAGATCATCTATTTACCGGCTGATGCCGCTCTGGTCAATCAGGTAGCCGGTCAACTCAAAGAATCGGGCCTGGCGGAAGCCCCAACCAAAATTCCAACAGCCTTAACCTTGTTGGGCAGCGATAGCTGGGAATCTCCCGAACTTGACCTGTCGGTGGCTGCAGGTAGCTATTTTACCGCTCATTTTGCAGCGGCTGAGAACCGTCCCCTGGTAAAAACCTGGACCAATGCCTATAAAGCTACCTATGCCATTGAGCCAGATACCCTGGCCGCCCTCGGCTACGATGCGGCCAATGTGCTGATTACGGCTATTGAACAAGCCGGCACATTTGAGCCTGCCGCCATAGCTCAGGCTTTGGAACAAGGTAAGTTTACCGGGGTAACGGGCCAAATGAGTTTTGACGCTCAACATAATCCCCTCAAGCCGGCCCCCATTCTTTACATTGATCGGCAAAGTCTTGTTTTTTTTACATCCATTGTACCCCGGCAAGAGTGATGGTCTTGTCCCAATCATTTTGACACCCGCCTCAAGCTTTGCTATACTGCTCTGTTGACTTTATTGAGCAAAAAAGTAAACTTGCAAGTTCAAAATAAAAAAATGGAGGACAATTCGAATGAAAAAGTTTCTTTTTGTGATCACTCTGCTTTTGGCTATAGTTTTGCTTGCCGCATGCGGCCCGCCTGAACAGGCCGGCGGCGGCGAAGCAGCCGGCGGCGGCGAACAGGTAACAGGCGACACACCCACCCCCGTTATCTTGGCTACGCCGACTTCCAAACCGGCCCCACCTACCCCCACGCCCAGGCCAACACCAACCCCAGCCCCCACTGAACCGCCGGCGGAAGAGGGGACGACCGAGGCTGAAGGCGAGGCTGAAGTTACCGAACCCGAGCCGGCCGCTTCAGGCCCTCTCTTTGAAGACATGATCCTGATTCCGGCCGGGCCTTTTACCATGGGCCAAGATGGCAGCAAACCTAAAAACGGGCCGGCCCATGAAGTTGATGTGCCGGCCTTTGAAATTGACCGTTTTGAGGTGACAAACGACGAATTTGCTCAATTTGCCGAGCAAACGGGCTACGTCACCTACGCCGAACAGGGCAATAGCAGAAATTGGCGGGATGTTGTTGAAGGCAAAGGCAACCACCCGGTGGTTTATGTAACCTGGGACGATGCCGTGGCTTACTGCGAATGGGCCGGCAAACGCCTGCCCACCGAAGCAGAATGGGAAAAGGCTGCCCGTGGTGAAGATGGCCGGACCTATCCTTGGGGCAACGATTTTGTGGCCGACAATGGTAACTTCAAGGAAGGCGGCATCCGAGGGACTACGGCGGTAGGCAGCTTCCCGGCTGGCGCCAGCCCTTACGGGGTAGAGGATATGGCCGGTAATGTCCGCGAGTGGGTGCAGGACTATTTTCTGGCCTACCCTGGTGCAGCCCCCGATGCCGACCGTTTCTTTGGTGAAGAAAACCGGGTTAACCGGGGCGGCGGCTGGTTTGACGGCGAAGAAGGCGAATTGGTTACAACCTACAACCGCAATGCTGGACCGCCTGGCTCCAGCGCCAACGACGATATCGGTTTCCGCTGCACCCGCGATGCGCAATAATGATTTCAGCGGGGTTGTCCCATTTTTTGAGAATAAACCCTGAAGGTTTTAGAAGCCCTTAGGGTCTGCTTAAATTTGGGACGCACCTGATTTCAGCCGCCAAGCGTTACGCTGAGTAATTTAGAAATCTGTGGTTCACTTATTCCAAACGCCCGGTTTGAGATAAAGCCGGGCGTTTTTTGTTTTTGCCAAGTTGATATACAATTTTGAGCTTGAGGTGAGGTGACGAATTTAATGTTTGACCTAATTGCCTTTGATGCTGACGATACCCTCTGGCATAACGAACCTTTGTACGCCAATGTTGAAAAAAAACTGGTGATCTTGCTGGCCGAATATGCCAACAGCGAAACGGTTAGCCAGCAGCTCTATGAAACAGAAATGAAAAACCTGAAAGATTATGGCTACGGCATCAAAAGTTTTGCCCTGTCAATGATTGAGACGGCCATCAACCTGTCCGGCGGCCAAATCCAGGGGGCAGAAATTAAACAGATCATCAAGTTTGCCAGGGAGATGATCGCCAATGATACCCAACTTTTGGAGCACGTGAAAGAAACAATCAGCCTGTTGGCCAAATCATATCCCCTTATGATCATTACCAAAGGCGACCTGTTGGATCAAGAGGTCAAACTCTCCCGTTCGCGCCTGGGCCGCTATTTTCAACACCTTGAAGTAGTCAGCGACAAAACCCAGCAAACTTACACCAACCTGTTGGCCCGGCACAATATCAGGCCACAGCGATTTTTGATGGTAGGCAACTCGCTAAAGTCTGACATTCTGCCCGTGATTGCCCTGGGCGGGCATGCGGTGTACATTCCTTATCACGTTACTTGGGCCCACGAAATGGTAGAGCATCATCCCGGTGAGCATAATGGGTATTATGAATTGGAACACATGGGGCAATTGCCCCGGTTACTTGAGAGAGTCAGTGGTAATGAAGGAGCGTTGGCCACCTCGTCCAATAACAAAATTGCTGCGAACCGTGAAAAAAGTTAAACAACGGCTTATCCCCAAATTCGTCCTTATCCTCTTCATCTTTCTCCTCGCCGCCCAATGCCAACCAACCCCCACCCCCACCGGCCAACCTCTCTCTTCCCCTACTCCTACTCCCACCCCCCTCCTCATTCCCCCTATCCAGCCGGGCGACGGCTCGGACCTGATTGACCGTTTGCTGGAAGAAGGCTTCGTCCGGGTTGGCATCCGGGTATGGCCGGGGGCGGAATTTTCGCCGCCCGCTTTTCGCGGATTTTCCAATGCCGTTACGGGCGGGGCGCTCAACGGTTTTGAAGTTGATGTGGCTCATCAAATAGCCGCCGATTTGGGCCTGGAACTGGAACTGGTTGAAGCCTACCCCCCTGTCCTGGCCAGCGGTCAATGGCAGGGCGAATGGGATGTGGCCATTGCCTTGTTGACTCCTTTTGACCAGGCTCCCGAAATGGTGGCTTTTTCCCGGCCTTATGGCTACATGCCCATGGGCGTGCTCATTCCGGCCAATGAAAATACTATCCAAACCTTTAACGATTTAGCAAACAAAAAGGTGATTGTATTGGAATACAGCGCCTACCAACAGCTTTTAGCACCTGCCGGCCAAACGCTGACCGTAGCCGGGCAACCGCTTTTGCCCCAAATCCCGCCCAATATTCAACCGATTCCCGTGAGCAATTTGCTCAAAGCCATCCATCAACTAAGTGAAGCCAATAGCCAGCCACAGGCCCAGATGGATGCTATTTTGGGGCCTACGCCAATTTTACAAGAGGCCGTCAAAAGCGGACTGGCGGTAAAAATGGCACCCCAGGCCCAACATATTGGCTTCCGGCCGTTGGCCATTGCCGTTGTGCCTCAAGATGGGCTAAAAACAGAACGACTCCTCGCCGAGATTGATAAAATTCTGGCCCGCTTACAGCGACAGGGAATCCTGTCGGAAATCTATCTGCGTTGGTATGAGCAAGATTTAAGCCATCTTCCAACCTCATCACCCTGAACACAATGAGGCCAAGGTGTAAAAGATTAATTTACTTGACATATTTGAACTCCTTTGTTATACTTGCCATCTAAACAACGTCTAAAGTCCAGGTTATAGGCTCTACCTTATTCTCGGCAACATAAGATCGTATTTATTCAGGTCATGTCATTCTGAGCGAGGAACGAGCGAAGAATCTCCATGAAATATATCAAAACCGACGCAACGTTATGCCCCATGGAGATTCTTCGGCCTCTGGCCTCAGAATGACATGGTAAGGTGAATAGTTACAGAAAATATTTGCCCCCCTCACAGCCAAGCTGAGGGGCAGAAGTGACGAGTGGTTCAATGAAGAATCTGCCAACTCCTGCCAATCTTATCTTTAGCGCCGCTATTTCCCCATACCCTCCCCATAAACAGGAGCACCTGAATCACACTTGCTTGCTGCCAATGGTCGTCGTTTCAAACGTCGGTATTTATATGATCAGGTAGTGATCAGCGCGATTCTTGAGAATGATCACCTTCATTCAATTTTTTAGAAAGGGGTGATGTTTAGCGGATTACAGGGTACATTAAACGTGGTAGTGGGGTAGACCTGATAAATATGCAAAGAGACACTAATATTTACAGAGCTACTCAAGTAAACCTGATTTCAAAAAAATGAAAAGGAGATTGATTATGCGTAAAAAATTTAGTTGGTTAATTTTAGTGGCCATGATTTTGACCCTCTTGCCGGTAGGCGTAACTGCCGCGCCGCCCCAGCAAGACGGGGGCACCGCCTACACCATTCAAGCCGACGACTGGCTATCAAAGCTGGCCGACAAAGAATATGGCGACCCGCTGGCCTACCCGGCCATTGTCTATTACACCAATTTGAAGGCTGCGGCAGATGACTCCTTCAACGAGATTGATAATCCGGATCTGGTTGAGGTGGGCTGGGTCATTTATCTGCCCAGCAATGACGAGGCAACGGCCTTCTTGACCGATACCGGCTCGGTTGCCGGCGGCACCTTCATCTTTGGCCGCGGCGGCGACTCGGTCCAGCTCGATCCCGCCATTGTCACCGACGGCGAAAGCTTCCGCGTTACCGGCCAATGTCTGGAACCGCTCTATCAATACGAACCCGGCTCCACCAAGCCGATTCCGGCGCTGGCGACCAAGTGTACCGCCAACGAGAACAGCACCGAGTGGACCTGCGCGCTACGCCAGGGCGTCAAATTCCACGACGGCACCCCCTTTAACGCCGACGCCGTCCTCTTTAACTTTGACCGCTGGAAATTTACCGACAACCCTTACCACTTTGCCAGCCAGGTATTCGAATATTACGAGTACATGTGGTTTGGCTTTGACGACGACAGCATCATCTCCAGCGTCGAAAAGGTGGATGACTATACGGTCAAGTTCGTTTTGAAAGAGCCTCTGGCCCCGTTCCTGGCCAACCTGGCCATGGACATATTTGCCATTTCCAGCCCGGCCGCCATCGAAAAGTATGGCGAGAATTATGGCCTGCCCGAGGCCGGCTGTGTGGGCACCGGGCCGTTCAAATTTGTGGAATGGGTTGAAGGCGACCACATCACGGTGGCGGCCAACAAAGACTATTGGGGTGGTCCACCCACCATTGACGAAATTGTGTTCCGGGTTATCCCCGACGACTCGGCCCGGTTCCTGGCCCTGAAATCGGGCGACATCCACGGGCTGGAGCAAGCCACGGCTGAAGACATTGCCGCGGCTGAGGCCGACCCCAACCTGTACGTCAAGGCCCGCCCCGCCCTCAATACCGCTTATCTGGCGTTCCATTACAAAATTAAGGAACTCCAGGACCCCAACGTTCGCAAGGCGATTGCCCATGCCATCAACCGCCAGGGCCTGACTAAAAACTTCTTCGGAGCGTATGGCGAGGTAGCCACCAATTTCTTGCCGCCGCTGGTTTGGGGTCACAACGAGGCCATTCCGGGTTGGACCTACGATCCAGAGCTATCCAAAAAATTACTGGCCGACGCCGGTTATCCCGATGGCTTGAGCGAAGTAACCATCGCCGAGGATATTATGGATGCGGAGGGCAACGTAGTCTATAAAGCGGGCGACAAGATGCCGCTAAAATTGTACTATTTGCCCATAACCCGCTTCTACCATCCCAGCCCCAAGGAAATCGGGGAGGCCCAGGCCGCCGACCTGACCAGAGCGGGTATCAATGTGCAGTTAGAACTGGCCGGCGACTGGCCCACCTATCTGGGCCTGCGGCGCAATGGCCTGCTCGTTGGACTGTACCAACTCGGCTGGGGCGGCGATAACGGCGACCCCGACAACTTCCTCAACTACTTCTTTGGCGGTTTGAGCTCCGCAGACGCCGTAAAAGAGCCTGACCCGCGCGAAGGCTTCTACGCCAACCAGGAAGTAGCCAGGCTGCTCTACCAGGCTGCGATCAACCCGGACCAAGCTGAACGCCAGGCAATCTACGAAAAAGTGGAACAACTACTGTACGATGACACCGCCCGGTTGTGGATGGCACACAATAACACGCCGCTTCTCTTCTCCAAGAAGATCAGCGGCTACGTGCCCCAACCCGTTGGCGCAGATTACTTTGAAGGCGTAGTCATTGCCAAGTAGGCGCTAAAAAATTATCTTGTTCCCAAACTGGAGTTTGGGAACAAGATAAACATATTCATCATCCAGGGGGTGCGGGGCTATCTCGCGCCCCCTGATCCTAAAGTGGAGGTGCTCTTGACCCGATACCTCTTGCAACGGCTGATTTCATTGATACCCACCTTATTAGGTGTTACCGTGGTCATATTTTTATTGCTGCGCCTCATTCCCGGCGACCCGGCGGTGGCGATGTTGGGCGAGCATGCCGCCCAAGAGAACGTAGAGCGAATCCGCGCGCAGTTTGGCCTTAACCGACCCTTGTTTCTGGACCCGGCAGCCCTGGAAAACAATGACTTTGCGGGTTTTTTTGACAGCCAATATCTACGTTTTTTATATCGCCTAGGACAGGGAGATTTAGGCAATTCAATCCATCGCCGCATCCCTATAGCCGACGAACTGAAACAACGCTTTCCGGCCACGGTTGAGTTGTCGTTATTTGCCATGGCCCTGGCGGTGGCTATCGGCATCCCTGCCGGGATTGTCTCGGCGGCCCGGCGTAACTCTATCTGGGACGGGATCAGTATGGTTGGCTCGCTCATTGGCGTTTCAATGCCCATTTTTTGGCTGGGCCTGATGTTAATCATGCTCTTTGCCGTTCTGCTGAATTGGTTTCCCATCGGCGGTCGCCTGGACCATGATACAAAACTGACCGTAATTACTAATTTCTTCCTTATAGACAGCCTGATCACGGCCAACCTGCCGGCCTTGTGGGATACCTTAAAACACCTGATCATGCCGGCCATCGCCCTGGCTACCATTCCTATGGCCATCATCGCCCGGATGACTCGCTCCAGCATGCTGGAGGTGCTGCACGCCGACTATATCCGCACCGCTCACGCCAAAGGCCTGAGCGAACGAGCTGTTCTGATCCAGCATGCCCTAAAAAACGCCTTCCTGCCGGTCATCACCATCATCGGCCTGCAAACCGGCATTTTGCTGGCCGGGGCCATTTTAACAGAAACAATTTTTGCCTGGCCCGGCATTGGCAAATGGGTTTATGATGCCATCCTGGGGCGCGACTATCCCGTGGTCCAGGGCGGCACGTTCCTGATTGCCCTTGTTTTTGTGCTGGTCAACCTGCTGGTGGATCTATCCTACGCTTACCTGGATCCGCGGATTCATTACGATTGAGGACCCCATTATGGAACTAACATCCCAAGAGATTAGCCTGACCGCCGCCTCTATGCGCAAGCATCGCTCGCTGTGGGGAGACGCCTGGCGACGCCTGATCTCCAGCAACACGGCCCGCCTGGGCATGGCCATTGTAGTTTTTTTTATTCTATCTGCGGCGCTGACTCACTTTTTTTGGGAATATGACCCCAAGACAGACCTTGATTATTCCTTAAAATTAAAAGCGCCCAACCTGAGTCCCACCGGGGAAATTCCCTCAATTCACCCCTTTGGCACCGACAAATTGGGGCGCGACATCTTCCGCCGCGTGGCTCACGGCGGGTGGAACTCGCTGCGGGTGGGCCTGGTGGCGGTGGGCATCTCTTTGTCAATTGGCAGCCTGCTTGGCCTGCTGGCCGGATTCTACGAAAGTATGCCGGTAGGACCGGCAGGACGCATTATTCTTTTTGGGGGGATAGGCCTGTGCCTGGGCAGCGTGTCGGCCTGGATTGCCGGGCAATGGTTTCAGGCTGTTTTATTTTGCCTATTGGGAGTTGGCGCCGGCTTTTGGGATAATCTTCTGGCCGGCAACCAAACGGCGCGGGTGGCTCTTTTTGGGGGGATAGGACTCGTATTCGGCGGCTTGCCGGCCCTGACGGTTGCTTTGGCTACGGCCGTTGTCTGCGGAATTCTGGGGCTGCTCATTGGCGGCCTGGTGGCCTTGCCCTTGGGGGGGCCGCTTATTTCGGCCATCATTATGCGCCTCATGGACATTATCCTGGCTTTTCCTGGCATTTTGCTGGCCATTGCGATTGTGGCCATGCTTGGGCCGGGCCTGGAAAAAGGGATGATTGCCATTGGCGTGGTGGCCATTCCGGTGTTTGCCCGGCTGGCCCGCTCTACCGTGTTGAGCGTGGTCCGCGAGGAATACGTTTCGGCGGCGCTGGCCGTGGGCGTGGGCCAGGGCCGGATTCTCTTTCGTCACATTACCCCCAATATCCTATCGCCGCTCATTGTCCAGGCCACTATGGGGTTGGCCGGGGCCATTCTTTCGGCGGCGGCCCTGGGTTTTTTGGGATTGGGCGCTATTCCGCCGGAGCCGGAATGGGGGGCCATGCTCGGCGACAGTTATCGCTACTTGACCACCGGGGCCTGGTGGGCCGTTTTGTTCCCCGGCCTGGCCATTATGCTCAGCGTATTGGGCTTCAACCTGCTGGGCGATGGTTTGCGCGATGCGCTCGACCCGCGCCTGCGGGTATAAAAAATCTCACCCTAAACGAGTCACCCCCAACCCCGGCCCCGCCGGCAAACAAAGTTTTCCCTGCTCCAGCCGCACCCCCGCATAAGGATTATTGTCCACGTTCAAATTGCCGTCCAGGTCGGCAAAATCTACCAGAGGGGCCAGGTGA
Proteins encoded:
- a CDS encoding YafY family transcriptional regulator; translated protein: MRADRLLSMLMLLQIRGRMTAEELAEELEVSPRTIYRDLDALSIAGVPVYSERGPSGGISLLDDYRTNLTGLTRAEVRALFMFTVPGLFADLHADKTQEAATLKLLASLPAPFRQDAELARQRLHLDPAVWFQPAEPAPYLSLIQDAVWQNRRVRIVYRRGDGAWVKRLIDPYGLVAKTSVWYVVAGVLRMTLTFRISRIQEAVLTDSTFERSADFSLADYWANWCAQFEASHEKYGVTLRVAPAGIPSLVQMFGEGIHTLVEQAGAPDDEGCCTLTLTFESPEAACQKILGLGTAVEVIAPQALRKQMLNMAEQVTNLYTK
- a CDS encoding adenylate kinase; this encodes MKIDIVVLFGAPGSGKGTQAEQICEQFELKHIATGDLFRENLKNETELGKLAQTYMNKGELVPDDVTAAMLKDRLQKPDTKGGIILDGFPRTLPQAEALQGIVDDLGRGVNGVLYIKVSDEELVSRLAGRWICRNCQTPFHTKFKPPAKEGVCDVCGGELYQRDDDKPETVRARLKTFHNQTAPLIDYYREAGLLIEVDGEGEVSAVAERVIAAMKKMAG
- a CDS encoding ABC transporter substrate-binding protein, with the translated sequence MPSPKHFLQTVSFILVLFLLAAQCHSPPPPPLPATPTGPVVRIALLSPASGEMATFGRFMRNGVIMAFDKWNEQGGALDHQIEWTNYDTHCRFEPARQAAQQAIVEGHQLIIGPLCSTAAIAAATAVESEQALMISPTATHPLVTVDGRGQTRPMVFRISYVWPWQARAAAQFARDNLKANQAALLFPAGDDYAVALAETFSQQFAAHGGKIVYQGRYTPGHTDLAGVLTAIGQSQAEIIYLPADAALVNQVAGQLKESGLAEAPTKIPTALTLLGSDSWESPELDLSVAAGSYFTAHFAAAENRPLVKTWTNAYKATYAIEPDTLAALGYDAANVLITAIEQAGTFEPAAIAQALEQGKFTGVTGQMSFDAQHNPLKPAPILYIDRQSLVFFTSIVPRQE
- a CDS encoding formylglycine-generating enzyme family protein; translation: MKKFLFVITLLLAIVLLAACGPPEQAGGGEAAGGGEQVTGDTPTPVILATPTSKPAPPTPTPRPTPTPAPTEPPAEEGTTEAEGEAEVTEPEPAASGPLFEDMILIPAGPFTMGQDGSKPKNGPAHEVDVPAFEIDRFEVTNDEFAQFAEQTGYVTYAEQGNSRNWRDVVEGKGNHPVVYVTWDDAVAYCEWAGKRLPTEAEWEKAARGEDGRTYPWGNDFVADNGNFKEGGIRGTTAVGSFPAGASPYGVEDMAGNVREWVQDYFLAYPGAAPDADRFFGEENRVNRGGGWFDGEEGELVTTYNRNAGPPGSSANDDIGFRCTRDAQ
- a CDS encoding HAD family hydrolase; this encodes MFDLIAFDADDTLWHNEPLYANVEKKLVILLAEYANSETVSQQLYETEMKNLKDYGYGIKSFALSMIETAINLSGGQIQGAEIKQIIKFAREMIANDTQLLEHVKETISLLAKSYPLMIITKGDLLDQEVKLSRSRLGRYFQHLEVVSDKTQQTYTNLLARHNIRPQRFLMVGNSLKSDILPVIALGGHAVYIPYHVTWAHEMVEHHPGEHNGYYELEHMGQLPRLLERVSGNEGALATSSNNKIAANREKS
- a CDS encoding transporter substrate-binding domain-containing protein is translated as MKKVKQRLIPKFVLILFIFLLAAQCQPTPTPTGQPLSSPTPTPTPLLIPPIQPGDGSDLIDRLLEEGFVRVGIRVWPGAEFSPPAFRGFSNAVTGGALNGFEVDVAHQIAADLGLELELVEAYPPVLASGQWQGEWDVAIALLTPFDQAPEMVAFSRPYGYMPMGVLIPANENTIQTFNDLANKKVIVLEYSAYQQLLAPAGQTLTVAGQPLLPQIPPNIQPIPVSNLLKAIHQLSEANSQPQAQMDAILGPTPILQEAVKSGLAVKMAPQAQHIGFRPLAIAVVPQDGLKTERLLAEIDKILARLQRQGILSEIYLRWYEQDLSHLPTSSP
- a CDS encoding ABC transporter substrate-binding protein, which codes for MRKKFSWLILVAMILTLLPVGVTAAPPQQDGGTAYTIQADDWLSKLADKEYGDPLAYPAIVYYTNLKAAADDSFNEIDNPDLVEVGWVIYLPSNDEATAFLTDTGSVAGGTFIFGRGGDSVQLDPAIVTDGESFRVTGQCLEPLYQYEPGSTKPIPALATKCTANENSTEWTCALRQGVKFHDGTPFNADAVLFNFDRWKFTDNPYHFASQVFEYYEYMWFGFDDDSIISSVEKVDDYTVKFVLKEPLAPFLANLAMDIFAISSPAAIEKYGENYGLPEAGCVGTGPFKFVEWVEGDHITVAANKDYWGGPPTIDEIVFRVIPDDSARFLALKSGDIHGLEQATAEDIAAAEADPNLYVKARPALNTAYLAFHYKIKELQDPNVRKAIAHAINRQGLTKNFFGAYGEVATNFLPPLVWGHNEAIPGWTYDPELSKKLLADAGYPDGLSEVTIAEDIMDAEGNVVYKAGDKMPLKLYYLPITRFYHPSPKEIGEAQAADLTRAGINVQLELAGDWPTYLGLRRNGLLVGLYQLGWGGDNGDPDNFLNYFFGGLSSADAVKEPDPREGFYANQEVARLLYQAAINPDQAERQAIYEKVEQLLYDDTARLWMAHNNTPLLFSKKISGYVPQPVGADYFEGVVIAK
- a CDS encoding ABC transporter permease, which codes for MTRYLLQRLISLIPTLLGVTVVIFLLLRLIPGDPAVAMLGEHAAQENVERIRAQFGLNRPLFLDPAALENNDFAGFFDSQYLRFLYRLGQGDLGNSIHRRIPIADELKQRFPATVELSLFAMALAVAIGIPAGIVSAARRNSIWDGISMVGSLIGVSMPIFWLGLMLIMLFAVLLNWFPIGGRLDHDTKLTVITNFFLIDSLITANLPALWDTLKHLIMPAIALATIPMAIIARMTRSSMLEVLHADYIRTAHAKGLSERAVLIQHALKNAFLPVITIIGLQTGILLAGAILTETIFAWPGIGKWVYDAILGRDYPVVQGGTFLIALVFVLVNLLVDLSYAYLDPRIHYD
- a CDS encoding ABC transporter permease, which produces MELTSQEISLTAASMRKHRSLWGDAWRRLISSNTARLGMAIVVFFILSAALTHFFWEYDPKTDLDYSLKLKAPNLSPTGEIPSIHPFGTDKLGRDIFRRVAHGGWNSLRVGLVAVGISLSIGSLLGLLAGFYESMPVGPAGRIILFGGIGLCLGSVSAWIAGQWFQAVLFCLLGVGAGFWDNLLAGNQTARVALFGGIGLVFGGLPALTVALATAVVCGILGLLIGGLVALPLGGPLISAIIMRLMDIILAFPGILLAIAIVAMLGPGLEKGMIAIGVVAIPVFARLARSTVLSVVREEYVSAALAVGVGQGRILFRHITPNILSPLIVQATMGLAGAILSAAALGFLGLGAIPPEPEWGAMLGDSYRYLTTGAWWAVLFPGLAIMLSVLGFNLLGDGLRDALDPRLRV